AAAAAGTCGTCAAATAAGAACAAACACCCTGTTACAGCAACTTCAACAGAAAGTAATACTAAGATGGAGCAATTGTCACTGTTCTCATAACTAATTGTTAGTACTTTTTTCAACACTCTTCCCAAAGCCCTTCCTCTCCTTCTCTGTGAGAGGAGGTAGTTATTCTTTATAATAAAAATTACCTAATTTATGACACTGATTGACATAAATTCGTCTTGCTGAATCACTCGCTCTCAAGTCCTGACGTAAAAGTAATTTAAACGATTTTTCACGCTCTTTAAATTCCTTTACTGCCACAAGCATTTCTTATGATATTACAGGATTTTCATAAGTAGAAGAAAGTTCCTCACTTGATGAATAAATCTTTAGTTTATTGCCAGCAGCTTGAGTTAGAAGTCGCTGAGTGTTATACGAACGCCACAGACCTAACTTCTCACGCTGTAGTGACTCAATTTCAACTTCACCAATTCGGTTTGGAGTACTGCGCCGCACGTAGACAAAACAACCTTTATCAGCTGCTATAGTTAAACTCACTTTCAGACCATTACCATCAAAATAAAACAACTGTTCGGTCTTGCCAACGTTCTAAATGAGACTCGATACAGAAGTAATCAGGTAAATCAGCCACCTGAGATTCATCATCAAGGAATAAATCACTCTGGCTTTCGATAAAACTGGAATCCAGACCTATAAACTGTTTGAGAAAAACAAGCGTTTTCCCCCAACGTTCGTGTCCCTCAGTTTCAAAAGAAAACGCACCTTCTGAATACTGCGAACCGTACTTCTGTTGGAGTTGGGCAACAGCCTCTTGATTGATATCACCCTGCCAATCAGATTCAGTAAAAAACTCTTTTAAAATCTCTTGTAAATAGATGGGTGAAAACTCATTAACATCTGGAGATTCATCATCAAAATCGTCTTCATAAGTATTAATAATAAATCTATCTAAGTCGATTTCTAGCTCTTGCTTTCTATTAACTGGCAGTAATGATTTAGCGTCTTCTAACCATAGAGGAAAATCTAAATAAGGATGGCCTTTGGCTAAGTAAGAATCACCTAAATCTGCTAAAATTTCAAGCGCGATAGTCCGGGCAAAATACTTATCTTGTGGATGCACGCATATTCGGTCTAGTTCCTTATCTACTAGCATCATGGTAATTGCTAGTAGGGCAAACCATGACGCATCGTGCAAACAAGTCGGTAAATCAGCAATTAAATCTACTAATTTCAGTTCTAGGATTTCTACCCAAACGCCTATCCTAGTTGTATTTGAAACATCACAAAAATGCTCTACATCTTCTCCAACAGATGTTTCTCCTAACCAGGTAAGATTTTCTACCTGCAAAAAAGATGAGTAGTCAGAAGTCAGCTGGTTTTGGCTATCCTCATCCGACTGTATCCACATCAAAGCCAAAAGCATCAGCTTACAAATACTTACTCGCTTCAGGAGAAGATATTCAAGCATAAGTCATTATTTATAATTTTTAGATGCATACCACGCTAATTGCGATACCACCATAGCACAGAGTAACTTGTCGTTCCCTAGTAAAAACCACAATTTTACGATAAACAAGGACAAAAAATAACTCATAAGTATGAATAAAAAAGAATGTGGTTTAAATAAAACAACTCGTCAAAATAATAAATCCTGAAAGAACTAATGCTGACGCAGCAATAAGAGAAATATATAAATCCTCGCGTTATGAACTATATCAACAAAGTCATGCTGGTTGGCAGATGCGGACAAGAACCTGAGCTGAAATACTTCGAGTCCGGTGCAGTTAAGGCTTCAATCTCTATTGCAGTCAGACCACCCTACAGAAGTGAACAAGCCCTTTGGTTTGATTTAGTCGCCTGGGGAAATCAAGCAGAAGTGATTGGAAATTACGTTCGTAAAGGAACCCAAATTGCAATTACTGGCGAGTTTGGATTTGATCGTTGGGCAGATAAAAATTCTGGGACTATGCGGCAAAAACCCGTAATTACAATCAACGCTATTGAATTGTTAGGTTCACCCCGTAAGGAAGAATCTACATCCACTTCTGCACCAAACGAAACACAGACTGTAGCTAACGCAAATTTCTAGGAAATTACAAATCGCCTATGCAGTATAAATCGTAGGCGATAAATCATCTAATCAATCTACAAATAAAACGAACATGATTCATAATACTGCAACTATCAATCTTAAGTCAGTGAACACTACCCACGACAAAGAAGGTTCTTTGATTGCCTTTG
This Nostoc sp. KVJ3 DNA region includes the following protein-coding sequences:
- the ssb gene encoding single-stranded DNA-binding protein, which translates into the protein MNYINKVMLVGRCGQEPELKYFESGAVKASISIAVRPPYRSEQALWFDLVAWGNQAEVIGNYVRKGTQIAITGEFGFDRWADKNSGTMRQKPVITINAIELLGSPRKEESTSTSAPNETQTVANANF